One window of Enterobacter sp. RHBSTW-00175 genomic DNA carries:
- a CDS encoding GntR family transcriptional regulator: MIYKSIADRLRLRLNSSDYNVGSPLPGEKALAQEFGVARMTIRKALDLLVSWGLVERRHGSGTFVARKDVHHETTNLTGLVEVLRQQGKEVQSKVLQFEVMPAPPAIASQLRIQIDERIYFSRRVRYVEGKPLMLEDSFMPVKLFRNLSLAHLEGSKFDYIEKECGITISGNYESLTPVLADKQLAQYLNLPEQTPLLRITSLSYSDSGEFLNYSVMFRNTSDYQVDYHLRRIHPEELLTHPPENHRQ, translated from the coding sequence GTGATCTACAAATCCATTGCCGACAGGCTGCGGTTACGGCTGAATTCATCGGATTACAATGTCGGTAGCCCGTTACCGGGTGAGAAAGCGCTGGCGCAGGAGTTTGGCGTGGCGCGAATGACCATCCGTAAGGCGCTCGATTTACTGGTGAGCTGGGGGCTGGTTGAACGTCGTCACGGCAGCGGCACCTTTGTGGCACGTAAAGACGTCCACCATGAAACCACGAACCTGACCGGGCTGGTGGAAGTGCTACGCCAGCAGGGAAAAGAGGTGCAAAGCAAGGTGTTACAGTTTGAGGTGATGCCCGCGCCGCCTGCCATTGCCAGCCAGTTACGCATTCAGATTGATGAGCGGATCTACTTTTCGCGCCGGGTGCGTTATGTAGAAGGCAAGCCGCTGATGCTGGAGGACAGCTTTATGCCAGTGAAGCTGTTTCGCAACCTGTCGCTGGCGCATCTTGAAGGGTCGAAGTTTGATTACATCGAAAAGGAGTGTGGGATAACCATCAGCGGGAACTACGAAAGCCTGACGCCCGTTCTGGCAGACAAACAGCTGGCGCAGTACCTGAACCTGCCGGAACAAACGCCGCTGTTGCGAATCACTTCTCTCTCTTACAGCGACAGCGGCGAGTTCCTCAATTATTCCGTGATGTTCCGTAATACCAGTGATTACCAGGTGGACTACCATTTACGGCGCATCCACCCGGAAGAGTTACTAACTCATCCCCCAGAAAATCACCGCCAGTAG
- the ibpB gene encoding small heat shock chaperone IbpB, whose amino-acid sequence MRNYDLSPLLRQWIGFDKLANALQSTTEQQTFPPYNIEKSDDNHYRITLALAGFRQEDLDIQLEGTRLSVKGTPEKQDTETKWLHQGLVTQPFSLSFTLADHMEVSGATFTNGLLHIDLTRNVPDAIAPQRIAISERPALNS is encoded by the coding sequence ATGCGTAATTACGATTTATCCCCCCTGCTGCGTCAGTGGATTGGTTTTGACAAACTGGCTAACGCCCTGCAAAGCACCACCGAGCAACAGACATTTCCGCCGTACAACATCGAAAAGAGCGATGATAACCACTATCGCATCACGCTGGCGCTGGCTGGCTTCCGTCAGGAAGACCTGGATATCCAGCTTGAAGGCACTCGCCTTAGCGTAAAAGGGACGCCGGAAAAACAAGACACCGAAACCAAGTGGTTGCATCAGGGGCTGGTGACTCAGCCGTTCAGTCTGAGCTTTACCCTGGCCGATCATATGGAAGTTTCTGGCGCCACGTTCACTAACGGGTTGCTGCATATCGACCTGACCCGCAACGTGCCGGACGCCATTGCACCGCAGCGTATCGCCATTAGCGAGCGCCCGGCGTTAAATAGCTGA
- a CDS encoding putative transporter encodes MSDIALTVSVLALVAVVGLWIGNIKIRGVGFGIGGVLFGGIFVGHFADQLGLVLSTEMLHFIQEFGLILFVYTIGIQVGPGFFASLRVSGLRLNLFALGIVVMGGLVTALLHKLFAIPLPVVLGIFSGAVTNTPALGAGQQILRDLGISPGIVDQMGMSYAMAYPFGICGILLSMWLMRVLFRINVEKEAQDHESTLTNGHALIKTINIRVDNPNLDKMAIQDVPILNSVNIICSRLKRDDMLMVPSPGTIIQLGDLLHLVGQPGDLHNARLVIGQEVDTSLSTRGTDMRVERVVVTNEQVLGKKIRDLQVKERYDVVISRLNRAGIELVASPDASLQFGDILNLVGRPSSIDAVADMVGNAQQKLQQVQMLPVFIGIGLGVLLGSIPLYVPGFPVALKLGLAGGPLIMALILGRIGCIGKLYWFMPPSANLALRELGIVLFLAVVGLKSGGDFVDTLVRGEGMSWVGYGIFITAIPLLTMGILARMFAKMNYLTLCGMLAGSMTDPPALAFANNLHATSGAAALSYATVYPLVMFLRIITPQLLAVIFWGMS; translated from the coding sequence ATGAGTGATATCGCGTTAACTGTTAGCGTGTTGGCCCTGGTCGCGGTGGTTGGCCTGTGGATTGGCAATATTAAAATCCGTGGCGTCGGGTTTGGTATTGGCGGGGTGTTGTTCGGCGGGATTTTTGTCGGACATTTTGCTGACCAGCTTGGGCTTGTGCTCAGCACTGAGATGCTGCACTTCATCCAGGAATTCGGTCTGATCCTCTTCGTGTATACCATTGGTATCCAGGTTGGGCCGGGGTTTTTCGCTTCTCTTCGTGTTTCTGGCTTACGGCTTAATCTGTTTGCGCTCGGCATTGTCGTGATGGGTGGGCTAGTCACCGCTCTTCTGCATAAACTCTTTGCTATTCCGCTCCCCGTGGTGCTGGGTATTTTCTCTGGCGCGGTCACCAACACGCCTGCGCTGGGTGCCGGGCAGCAAATCCTGCGCGATCTGGGTATCTCGCCAGGCATTGTTGACCAGATGGGGATGAGCTATGCCATGGCTTACCCGTTCGGTATTTGCGGCATCCTGCTCTCGATGTGGCTGATGCGTGTGCTGTTTCGCATCAATGTTGAGAAAGAGGCGCAGGATCATGAATCCACGCTGACGAATGGCCATGCGCTGATCAAAACCATCAATATCCGGGTTGATAACCCCAACCTCGACAAAATGGCCATTCAGGACGTGCCGATCCTGAACAGCGTCAACATCATCTGCTCGCGGCTTAAACGTGACGACATGCTGATGGTGCCATCGCCCGGCACCATTATTCAGTTGGGGGATTTACTGCACCTGGTCGGGCAACCGGGGGATCTGCATAACGCGCGGCTGGTGATTGGTCAGGAGGTGGATACCTCGCTCTCCACACGCGGAACCGACATGCGCGTTGAGCGTGTTGTGGTCACCAACGAGCAGGTTCTTGGCAAGAAAATCCGCGATTTACAGGTAAAAGAGCGTTATGACGTGGTGATCTCGCGTCTTAACCGTGCGGGCATCGAACTGGTCGCTAGCCCGGATGCCAGCCTGCAATTTGGCGACATCCTCAATCTGGTTGGCCGGCCCTCGTCGATAGATGCCGTGGCGGATATGGTCGGCAACGCGCAGCAAAAATTACAGCAGGTGCAGATGCTGCCGGTATTTATCGGTATCGGTCTGGGCGTGCTGCTCGGCTCCATTCCGCTGTATGTACCGGGCTTCCCGGTGGCGCTCAAGCTGGGGCTGGCGGGCGGCCCGCTGATTATGGCGCTGATCCTCGGGCGTATCGGCTGCATCGGTAAGCTGTACTGGTTTATGCCGCCGAGCGCTAACCTGGCGCTACGCGAGCTGGGGATTGTGCTGTTTCTGGCGGTTGTCGGCCTGAAATCCGGCGGCGATTTTGTTGATACTCTGGTCAGAGGCGAAGGGATGAGCTGGGTAGGCTACGGGATATTTATTACCGCAATCCCGCTGCTGACGATGGGCATTCTGGCGCGGATGTTCGCCAAAATGAACTACCTGACACTCTGCGGGATGCTCGCGGGCTCCATGACTGACCCGCCAGCACTCGCCTTTGCCAATAACCTGCACGCCACCAGCGGTGCGGCGGCACTCTCTTATGCCACGGTTTATCCGCTGGTGATGTTCCTTCGTATTATTACGCCACAGCTACTGGCGGTGATTTTCTGGGGGATGAGTTAG